The Paenibacillus sophorae genome has a segment encoding these proteins:
- a CDS encoding DUF998 domain-containing protein, with translation MQTVTTKPVTPISQTAARFSWAAAVLFLILLVALHVIKPEFDPSWRMVSEYAIGSNGWVMSIAFLSLSISCAALFIAIRSQIRTTGGYIGLTLLLISAAAIACAAFFNIDPITASKDTLTTHGNLHGLASMVGNPGLTIAAILISRSLIREQSWSPARRSLLWMSNLIWICLLLMLLTLAVTLLQSGGKFGPNVLIGWPNRLLMAAYCAWLMSVAWHALKLNKQKS, from the coding sequence ATGCAAACTGTTACAACTAAGCCTGTAACGCCGATCTCACAAACCGCTGCGCGTTTTTCATGGGCGGCAGCCGTCTTGTTCCTGATATTACTTGTCGCTCTGCACGTCATCAAACCGGAGTTTGATCCTTCGTGGCGTATGGTTAGCGAGTATGCGATTGGGAGTAATGGCTGGGTCATGAGTATCGCGTTTCTTTCCTTATCGATTAGCTGTGCCGCCCTATTCATTGCGATCCGGTCGCAAATAAGGACTACTGGTGGTTATATCGGTCTGACTTTACTGTTGATTAGTGCCGCCGCTATTGCCTGTGCAGCATTCTTTAACATTGATCCCATAACGGCAAGCAAAGATACCTTGACAACACATGGTAATCTTCATGGTTTAGCGTCTATGGTCGGCAACCCCGGCCTTACAATTGCTGCTATACTCATTAGCCGGAGTTTGATTCGCGAGCAATCTTGGTCCCCGGCAAGGCGATCGCTTCTATGGATGTCCAACCTGATTTGGATATGCTTACTGTTGATGCTATTGACTTTAGCCGTTACGCTTCTGCAAAGCGGAGGTAAATTCGGTCCGAACGTGTTAATCGGATGGCCCAATCGGCTTCTAATGGCAGCATATTGTGCATGGCTGATGTCGGTGGCTTGGCACGCGTTAAAGTTGAACAAGCAAAAATCCTAA
- a CDS encoding DUF1801 domain-containing protein codes for MNQEVTNFINNVNQPWQAIVGNQLRQIVHDSIPDVEERIQYRKPHFLKNGKYAAVITTAKETVSFTIFNASNLKLPEGLFEGPSERKTIKIRDGQTVDYELLTKLLKQASSTL; via the coding sequence ATGAACCAAGAAGTCACCAACTTTATTAACAATGTAAATCAACCGTGGCAAGCGATTGTTGGCAACCAGCTTCGACAGATTGTACACGATTCGATTCCCGATGTAGAGGAGCGGATCCAATACCGCAAACCTCATTTTTTGAAGAACGGCAAGTATGCAGCTGTGATCACGACGGCAAAGGAAACAGTAAGTTTTACGATCTTTAACGCCTCAAATCTCAAATTGCCAGAAGGTTTGTTTGAAGGCCCTTCCGAAAGAAAGACAATCAAAATCCGTGATGGCCAGACGGTTGATTATGAACTGTTGACAAAGCTTTTAAAGCAAGCATCCAGTACCTTGTAA
- a CDS encoding DUF998 domain-containing protein, protein MSTLWKKRLLKLGIIVPISLNVVATVDALTRSEFNPIRHWISHQSLGERGWLGTWNLLLSGTLIIVFAIVLKLTLESGRSAVWGSIFMGTFGLGLLIAALFPIDPGLNWPPGLPASRSVSGQIHDIGGALVFGSLIAVCLVLSSKFKEGSDWIRWRVYSILSALVVFASFVLCSIFVALDFSNVMPSAPSGLFERISMAVGCLWIVLLTLRLLGNKESTN, encoded by the coding sequence ATGTCTACCTTATGGAAAAAAAGATTGTTGAAGTTAGGGATTATCGTCCCGATTTCCCTGAATGTTGTTGCTACCGTTGACGCATTAACGAGATCAGAATTTAATCCAATACGCCATTGGATCAGCCATCAGAGTCTGGGCGAGCGAGGCTGGCTTGGGACATGGAATTTGCTTCTCTCCGGAACGTTGATTATAGTTTTTGCCATCGTGCTAAAACTAACTCTTGAGTCAGGCAGAAGCGCGGTGTGGGGCTCCATTTTTATGGGTACGTTCGGATTAGGATTGCTTATAGCTGCCTTGTTCCCCATAGACCCTGGGCTGAATTGGCCTCCCGGTTTACCTGCTAGCCGCAGCGTATCAGGCCAAATTCACGATATTGGAGGAGCACTGGTATTTGGTTCATTAATTGCCGTTTGCCTTGTCCTGTCAAGTAAATTCAAGGAAGGCTCTGATTGGATAAGATGGAGAGTTTATTCTATTCTCTCGGCACTCGTCGTTTTCGCTTCTTTTGTCCTATGCAGCATTTTTGTTGCCTTGGACTTCTCCAATGTGATGCCCAGTGCGCCAAGCGGTCTCTTTGAACGGATTTCTATGGCTGTAGGGTGCCTCTGGATCGTGCTCCTAACACTTCGTCTACTAGGTAACAAGGAATCGACAAACTAA
- a CDS encoding MarR family transcriptional regulator, with amino-acid sequence MSSKLSALTPIQMELLAALRQNSTNTILFHTSIAESYGLNATDHKCLDHIIRNGPLTAGQITEYTGLTTGAVTGIINRLEKSGYVRREKDPEDKRKVLVHKVPSKLQHIDAKFESALDDTIQILCKYSDEELSIILDFINRCNTMIQSHMAK; translated from the coding sequence ATGTCAAGCAAACTTTCTGCCCTAACCCCAATTCAAATGGAGCTTCTTGCAGCTTTACGCCAAAACAGCACAAATACCATACTGTTTCACACATCCATTGCGGAATCGTACGGTCTTAACGCTACAGATCATAAATGTTTGGATCACATTATCCGAAACGGCCCTCTCACGGCAGGACAAATTACAGAGTATACTGGGTTGACAACTGGTGCTGTGACCGGAATAATCAATCGGCTGGAGAAATCTGGATATGTGAGGCGGGAGAAGGACCCGGAGGATAAAAGAAAAGTCCTTGTTCACAAAGTTCCATCAAAATTACAACATATTGACGCCAAATTTGAATCGGCCTTGGACGATACAATTCAAATTTTATGCAAATATTCGGATGAAGAATTATCCATCATCTTGGATTTTATCAATCGGTGCAATACTATGATACAATCCCATATGGCAAAGTAA
- a CDS encoding VOC family protein has translation MLGTEGQPKIELIQGNDPTLKPECGVSVGFDVESLDEAIENLKSKGIPVARGPITPNPSLRFFYILDPDGFEVQIAEHS, from the coding sequence ATGTTAGGCACGGAGGGGCAGCCCAAGATCGAGCTTATTCAGGGAAACGACCCGACCCTGAAGCCGGAATGCGGCGTTTCCGTTGGTTTCGACGTGGAGTCGCTGGATGAGGCAATAGAGAATTTGAAAAGCAAGGGCATCCCGGTAGCGCGCGGACCGATCACGCCGAATCCAAGCCTGCGTTTCTTTTATATACTGGACCCCGACGGCTTCGAGGTGCAGATCGCGGAACATAGCTAG
- a CDS encoding VOC family protein: MKLSLNWITLRVRDLEASLNFYHRILGLPIDRRFESKEDRLSC, encoded by the coding sequence ATGAAATTGAGTCTGAATTGGATTACGCTCAGGGTGCGCGATCTGGAGGCTTCCCTTAATTTTTATCACAGGATTCTGGGGCTTCCGATTGACCGCAGATTTGAGAGCAAGGAAGACAGATTGTCATGTTAG
- a CDS encoding small acid-soluble spore protein H, which translates to MNTQRAQEIAASPIMANVTYDGTQIYIQNVDENTGMARIYPLNQPENEQTVSVRNLIEQ; encoded by the coding sequence ATGAATACACAAAGAGCCCAAGAGATCGCCGCTTCGCCGATTATGGCAAATGTAACCTATGATGGGACGCAAATCTATATCCAGAATGTGGATGAAAATACCGGCATGGCCAGAATCTATCCATTGAATCAGCCGGAAAATGAGCAAACGGTCTCTGTTAGGAACTTGATCGAACAATAA
- a CDS encoding S-layer homology domain-containing protein has product MRPKLHRIAIFLLLPLFLILTSFPLSAHAAETDLLDKYYPSDIEGHWANDTLDNFVNAGLLSGYADADGTINIKPNNNITRAEFVTILVGAAGLTTSQPGKTFTDVKAGKWYADPIRIASSLGIVGGISNTEFGPDRPITRGEIAVMVVNAFSSSVKFDGQPKTFTDVPQYYAKPAIQKASQVGIVAGMTETEFKPFGRATRAQAVVMLERSLKLQQGNLPLEQDLIDLAVKADKEETQLMVDKKYADLERSFLKYYTGYQFAYSMSSLAEINEMAAMGGTLDIKVVKAPTFRVTERSDRLAVLDSVYGEVEMKISNGANTYEDTIKTDGQYLMKKMPDNTWKIYAILTGEK; this is encoded by the coding sequence ATGAGACCGAAGTTACACCGCATTGCCATTTTTCTGCTTTTACCCTTGTTCCTGATTCTTACGAGCTTTCCCCTATCAGCCCACGCAGCTGAAACCGATCTGCTGGACAAGTATTATCCTTCCGACATTGAAGGGCACTGGGCAAATGACACGCTTGATAATTTCGTCAATGCAGGCTTGCTAAGCGGCTATGCCGACGCGGATGGTACGATCAATATTAAGCCGAACAATAACATTACCCGCGCCGAATTCGTAACGATTCTTGTTGGTGCGGCGGGTCTGACCACTAGCCAGCCAGGTAAAACCTTCACGGACGTCAAGGCTGGAAAATGGTACGCCGATCCGATCCGGATCGCCAGCTCGCTCGGTATTGTCGGCGGCATTTCCAATACGGAATTCGGTCCTGACCGGCCGATCACACGAGGCGAGATCGCCGTTATGGTCGTGAACGCTTTTTCATCATCCGTAAAGTTCGACGGACAACCCAAAACCTTCACGGATGTTCCGCAATATTACGCAAAGCCTGCCATTCAAAAAGCTAGCCAAGTCGGCATTGTGGCCGGGATGACCGAGACCGAATTCAAGCCGTTTGGCCGCGCTACCCGCGCTCAAGCGGTTGTCATGCTGGAACGCTCCCTGAAGCTGCAGCAGGGGAACCTGCCGCTTGAACAGGATTTGATTGATCTTGCCGTGAAAGCAGACAAAGAAGAAACACAGCTAATGGTAGACAAGAAGTATGCTGACCTCGAGCGGAGTTTTCTTAAGTATTACACAGGCTATCAGTTCGCTTACAGTATGTCTTCCTTGGCGGAGATCAATGAAATGGCTGCCATGGGCGGAACGTTAGACATTAAAGTCGTGAAAGCCCCGACCTTCCGCGTTACAGAGCGTTCTGACCGTCTTGCGGTATTGGATTCGGTATACGGTGAAGTGGAAATGAAAATTTCGAACGGCGCTAATACCTACGAAGACACCATCAAGACGGACGGCCAATACCTGATGAAGAAAATGCCGGATAACACTTGGAAAATCTACGCCATACTCACGGGCGAAAAATAG
- a CDS encoding PAS domain S-box protein, which yields MEKISKIQLPQYSLYSYLEYSPDAIYILDLNKKVVYVNPSFIKLYGWSKDDLNDMNFPHIPSELYNEWAGSFQYFDQKIEAVTLDTVRKKRDGELISISITISPLMEPDGSITAFLCLSRDVTENKVSEQKYYRLFNQANDSIFFFEYNDQGKVSNFIDVNDTACQKLGYSRQELLAKSPPDIADPGLADQFDSSFRSIVQGKTAFVEGIHVAKDGTRIPVEINSKIFKLNNKNMVISIVRDLTERKRTEELLRKSESFSLIGELSAGIAHEIRNPLTSIRGFAQLLFSETESIRGYRELVISEVDRINAIIGELLFLAKPQSSDLIDKDLITLLRQTITLLNAQAHLTENEIVMETNPGSLYIRCAENKLKQVFINILKNAIEASPKGAGIKVKVIRRKQCVLVRFLDQGKGIPAEIVSQIGSPFFTTKSGGTGLGIMISQKIIQDHHGTLHFAANKPKGTIVEIMLPLSVSQSID from the coding sequence ATGGAAAAGATCTCTAAGATTCAATTGCCGCAGTATTCCTTATACTCCTACCTTGAATACAGTCCTGATGCCATTTATATTTTGGACCTGAATAAAAAAGTGGTGTATGTAAATCCTTCTTTTATTAAATTGTACGGCTGGTCTAAAGATGATTTAAATGATATGAATTTTCCCCATATACCGTCTGAATTATATAATGAATGGGCTGGCAGTTTTCAGTATTTTGACCAGAAGATAGAGGCTGTTACGCTGGATACGGTCAGAAAAAAACGGGATGGTGAACTGATCAGCATCAGCATTACGATCTCGCCGCTCATGGAGCCGGATGGTTCAATAACCGCTTTCCTATGCCTTTCGAGAGATGTAACAGAAAATAAAGTGTCGGAGCAAAAATATTACCGCTTGTTCAACCAGGCAAATGATTCCATATTTTTCTTTGAATATAATGATCAAGGAAAAGTCTCTAATTTTATCGATGTGAATGATACAGCTTGCCAAAAGCTTGGTTATTCCAGACAGGAGCTTCTCGCGAAGTCGCCGCCCGATATTGCGGACCCGGGTCTTGCGGATCAATTCGATTCAAGTTTCCGCTCCATTGTTCAAGGAAAGACGGCTTTTGTTGAAGGGATTCATGTGGCCAAAGATGGAACAAGAATTCCTGTCGAGATTAATTCAAAAATATTTAAGCTAAATAATAAGAACATGGTCATTTCTATAGTCCGTGACCTTACGGAACGGAAGAGGACAGAGGAGTTATTAAGAAAGAGCGAGAGCTTTTCTCTGATTGGAGAGCTGTCAGCGGGAATTGCCCATGAAATCAGGAATCCGTTAACCAGTATAAGAGGGTTTGCTCAACTATTATTTTCTGAAACCGAATCCATTAGAGGTTATCGCGAGTTGGTCATATCCGAGGTGGACCGGATTAATGCCATAATTGGGGAGCTGTTATTTCTTGCTAAACCGCAAAGCTCGGATCTAATCGATAAGGATCTCATCACCCTGCTTAGACAAACGATAACCTTGCTTAACGCCCAAGCGCATTTGACAGAGAATGAGATCGTCATGGAAACCAATCCCGGTAGTCTATACATAAGATGTGCTGAAAACAAGCTTAAACAGGTCTTTATTAATATTCTGAAAAACGCCATTGAAGCGAGCCCAAAAGGAGCCGGAATTAAAGTTAAGGTTATCCGGAGGAAGCAATGTGTATTGGTTCGATTTTTGGATCAGGGGAAGGGTATCCCCGCTGAGATTGTAAGCCAAATCGGTTCACCCTTTTTTACAACAAAGTCAGGGGGCACGGGACTCGGAATCATGATCAGCCAAAAAATTATACAGGATCATCATGGAACCCTTCATTTTGCCGCCAACAAGCCGAAAGGAACCATTGTTGAAATTATGCTGCCACTCAGCGTGAGCCAAAGTATTGATTGA
- a CDS encoding restriction endonuclease: MAKTYYAEGRQVAYVVRVLFMLGGLAIYFSIPGLHWGYFFGILISSVVLGEIFGGIWTRKRRQAKKARKNTGPSRTGQGLARAKADVRSTSTKSSNKKLTNAQILNADVRTLSGTDFERLMEMYYIDQGYSVLRVGGSGDHEVDLILKGKEGYKIAVQCKRWKQDVGNDIVLRLKAGKQVHGCYDAWIVTTSNFTKAAKEAADRLNIKLINGLSLDDKLKRWKNKQVV; this comes from the coding sequence ATGGCTAAAACGTACTATGCAGAAGGCAGGCAGGTAGCGTATGTGGTTAGGGTACTTTTTATGCTCGGAGGTTTGGCGATTTACTTTAGCATACCCGGTCTGCATTGGGGATATTTCTTCGGAATTCTGATCAGCTCAGTGGTGCTGGGAGAAATATTCGGTGGCATATGGACCCGCAAACGGCGACAGGCTAAGAAAGCCAGAAAGAACACAGGGCCTAGTAGAACTGGTCAAGGTCTTGCTAGGGCCAAAGCTGACGTTCGCAGCACATCGACCAAGTCAAGCAATAAAAAGTTAACGAATGCACAGATACTTAATGCAGATGTCCGAACATTGTCTGGTACCGATTTCGAGCGGCTGATGGAAATGTATTACATAGATCAAGGTTATAGTGTGCTGCGAGTCGGCGGTTCCGGCGACCACGAGGTGGATTTGATCTTGAAAGGTAAAGAAGGATATAAAATTGCCGTTCAGTGCAAACGCTGGAAACAGGATGTCGGGAATGACATTGTGCTGCGCCTTAAGGCTGGCAAGCAAGTTCATGGCTGCTACGATGCTTGGATCGTGACGACGAGCAATTTTACGAAGGCGGCGAAAGAGGCTGCGGATCGATTGAATATTAAATTGATTAATGGGTTATCGCTGGATGATAAGTTGAAGAGATGGAAAAATAAGCAGGTTGTATAA
- a CDS encoding PQQ-binding-like beta-propeller repeat protein: MRRSVISLIIATLLFANAAELTMAESYKSLPQPVWSQKPNADYIPARKDIFFVPGRDTLYIHIGEERASETKVWSPDTLRAVDPVTGKIKWVFSFAKPGYGWPSTEDPFVYAPDGTVYAYFSSEHLLYSVSPEGKEKWSKKLSSDILYNGKLHLLSDGTLIIAAEKSTKIGSESVQFIGFDKNGKQRFNKVIAGKLRTVTKTQLVVEVPTKEKESQKVEVFSSSLRRAFQYTFPKGAYVNFYTTFALSDGTIIFSVTPKPKTTKLIALSPSGKVIWGRSIEQLGFAFQAGSGYMVFNYKSKKLSYFNQKGLVSERILSDFTMLEGDSLPSAYITADGKLFVDLLNQQYVLDPETLSTINEFKLGVEGYILDYRNNSVVVYYWEENRISKHVLK, from the coding sequence ATGAGGAGATCTGTGATAAGTTTAATTATTGCTACACTTTTATTTGCCAATGCTGCTGAATTGACCATGGCTGAAAGCTATAAATCATTGCCGCAACCTGTGTGGTCGCAGAAACCAAATGCGGATTACATACCGGCTAGAAAAGATATTTTTTTTGTACCGGGAAGAGATACGCTTTATATTCATATAGGAGAAGAACGGGCCTCCGAGACCAAAGTTTGGTCACCCGACACACTGCGCGCAGTTGACCCGGTTACAGGGAAAATAAAATGGGTATTCTCCTTTGCCAAACCGGGTTATGGATGGCCGAGTACGGAAGATCCTTTTGTATATGCACCGGATGGTACAGTTTATGCATACTTTTCTTCAGAACATCTGCTCTATTCGGTAAGCCCTGAAGGAAAAGAAAAGTGGAGTAAAAAGCTGTCATCTGACATCCTATATAATGGTAAATTACATCTATTGTCGGATGGCACCTTAATCATAGCTGCTGAGAAGTCTACGAAAATTGGTTCCGAATCTGTTCAGTTTATCGGTTTCGATAAAAATGGGAAACAAAGATTTAATAAAGTAATTGCCGGCAAGCTTAGGACTGTGACGAAGACACAGCTTGTTGTAGAAGTGCCTACTAAAGAAAAAGAAAGCCAGAAAGTTGAAGTGTTTAGTTCATCCTTACGGCGAGCATTTCAGTACACATTTCCAAAAGGCGCATATGTTAACTTCTATACAACTTTTGCATTGTCGGACGGAACAATTATTTTCTCGGTAACTCCCAAACCCAAAACAACAAAACTGATTGCCTTATCACCAAGCGGAAAAGTGATTTGGGGCAGGTCAATTGAGCAGCTTGGATTTGCTTTTCAGGCAGGATCAGGCTATATGGTATTTAATTATAAATCAAAAAAATTGAGCTATTTTAATCAGAAAGGATTGGTCAGTGAACGTATCTTGTCGGATTTCACCATGCTGGAGGGAGATTCACTGCCCAGTGCCTATATAACAGCTGACGGCAAACTCTTTGTTGATCTTCTAAACCAACAATATGTTTTGGACCCTGAGACACTCTCTACGATTAACGAATTCAAGCTTGGTGTCGAAGGATATATTTTGGATTATCGAAATAATAGTGTTGTAGTTTACTATTGGGAAGAAAACAGAATTTCCAAGCATGTATTGAAGTAA
- a CDS encoding MFS transporter, translating into MSPNLTSATQSAPSAATSERLPWAGLLALAMAGFICILTETLPAGLLPQIGEGLGVSEAIAGQLVTLYAAGSLLAAIPLTTATRGWRRRPLLLLCIIGFLLFNSVTALSTSYTLTLVARFLAGVSAGVLWGMTAGYARRMVPDVLKGRAVAVAMVGTPLALALGVPAGTFLGVLVGWRSIFAIMSLLAVLLVAWVLWKMPDFPGQAAAKRLPLRKVIILPGVRPILFVVLAWVLSHNILYTYIAPYLAQAGLGGRVDMMLLIFGIASVIGIWLTGLWIDRMQRLLVMISLAAFAVASLLLGISSQPAVIYLVVPVWGLAFGGAATLLQTAIAEAAGDSADVAQSMLVTAWNLAIGAGGLIGAVLLETLGVRSFPWALFTLLLLALLVVWRAKEHGFPYASSRE; encoded by the coding sequence TTGAGTCCTAATCTGACTTCAGCCACGCAAAGTGCCCCGAGCGCTGCTACTTCTGAGCGTCTTCCATGGGCAGGATTACTAGCCCTTGCGATGGCCGGATTTATTTGCATCCTCACAGAGACACTTCCAGCCGGTTTGCTTCCCCAGATCGGCGAGGGGCTTGGCGTCTCGGAGGCTATCGCGGGTCAACTCGTCACGTTGTATGCTGCTGGCTCCCTGCTCGCCGCAATTCCTTTAACAACTGCAACACGAGGGTGGAGAAGGAGGCCGCTGCTGTTGCTGTGCATTATTGGTTTTCTCTTGTTTAACAGCGTTACAGCACTATCCACTAGCTACACGCTGACGCTGGTTGCCCGTTTCTTGGCTGGTGTATCTGCAGGTGTCTTGTGGGGGATGACAGCAGGCTATGCTCGGCGTATGGTGCCGGATGTCCTTAAAGGCCGGGCCGTGGCGGTGGCAATGGTCGGCACGCCGCTCGCACTGGCGCTTGGTGTTCCAGCCGGAACATTTCTCGGCGTTCTTGTTGGCTGGCGCTCCATTTTTGCAATCATGTCCCTGCTGGCGGTGCTGCTCGTTGCCTGGGTACTCTGGAAGATGCCGGACTTCCCCGGACAGGCCGCTGCCAAGAGACTCCCCCTCCGTAAAGTCATCATCTTGCCGGGGGTGCGGCCCATATTGTTTGTTGTCCTGGCCTGGGTGCTGTCACATAACATTTTGTACACTTATATTGCACCTTACCTTGCCCAGGCCGGTCTCGGTGGTCGCGTTGACATGATGCTGCTTATTTTCGGTATTGCCTCGGTTATTGGGATCTGGCTAACCGGACTATGGATTGATCGTATGCAGCGTTTATTGGTAATGATCAGCCTCGCGGCTTTCGCAGTAGCATCCCTTCTGCTCGGCATAAGCAGTCAGCCCGCTGTGATATATTTAGTGGTGCCTGTCTGGGGGCTTGCGTTCGGCGGAGCGGCAACACTGCTGCAGACGGCAATAGCTGAAGCCGCTGGCGATAGTGCGGATGTGGCTCAATCGATGTTGGTGACAGCATGGAATCTGGCCATCGGCGCGGGCGGGTTAATTGGCGCTGTTTTACTCGAAACCCTAGGCGTTAGATCCTTTCCGTGGGCTTTGTTTACGCTGCTTCTCCTTGCACTGCTCGTTGTGTGGCGGGCGAAAGAACACGGATTTCCTTATGCCTCTTCGAGAGAATGA